In Blautia sp. SC05B48, a single genomic region encodes these proteins:
- a CDS encoding PucR family transcriptional regulator produces the protein MKYCNNKELMYMITCQDILELQLDGVELIAGEKGLTRPVTWTYMVQTRPFEEHMNQGNFALCVVDYVRFDLEEAQKAMEELYGLGISGFGISITDDKEPVPKEMIDKANALQLPLFYIRWKGASFVDIAQSVGKIILEYEMQNRRMGDYLYNLLFGYDVNDRYIEKISQQFGINFTTPCRVGIIVADRKYGINLEQDEHIYEYYANYLNQEVMAMEGKPMFLRFLNKFVLLFEAKKDKSIEHELEKVLQKIDASPQFHGTIRSTCILGGIYTNPADFGTSYQEAKRLIPKKDILPNPKHKKVLSATAMGIYQYLFNNDNHDEILNYCNERLGKLEEYDHANGTFLLDTLLAYYMNGFSVGKTAKELFIHRNSLQYRLNKIQELIDFELDDYMEYLDMINCILIKQLMFS, from the coding sequence GTGAAATACTGCAATAATAAGGAGTTGATGTATATGATCACCTGCCAGGATATATTGGAGCTGCAGCTGGACGGAGTGGAGCTGATTGCTGGGGAAAAAGGTCTCACAAGACCTGTCACATGGACCTATATGGTGCAGACCCGGCCTTTTGAGGAACATATGAACCAGGGGAATTTTGCCCTTTGTGTGGTAGACTATGTCCGGTTTGACCTGGAAGAAGCACAGAAAGCCATGGAAGAACTGTATGGGCTTGGAATTTCCGGCTTTGGGATTTCTATCACCGATGACAAAGAACCCGTTCCGAAGGAGATGATCGACAAAGCCAATGCGCTTCAGCTCCCGCTGTTTTACATCCGGTGGAAGGGAGCTTCTTTTGTGGATATTGCCCAGAGTGTGGGAAAGATCATCCTGGAATATGAAATGCAGAACAGGCGGATGGGAGATTATCTTTATAATCTTTTGTTTGGCTATGATGTTAATGACCGTTATATCGAAAAAATCTCCCAGCAGTTCGGGATCAACTTTACAACACCCTGCAGAGTAGGGATCATTGTGGCTGACCGGAAATACGGCATCAATCTGGAGCAGGATGAGCATATCTACGAGTATTATGCCAATTATCTGAACCAGGAAGTCATGGCAATGGAAGGAAAGCCCATGTTCCTTCGGTTTCTCAACAAATTTGTCCTTCTTTTTGAGGCAAAAAAAGACAAAAGCATTGAACATGAGCTGGAGAAGGTTCTGCAGAAGATCGATGCCAGTCCGCAGTTTCACGGAACAATCCGAAGCACCTGTATCCTGGGCGGTATCTACACCAATCCGGCAGACTTCGGCACCAGCTATCAGGAGGCAAAGCGTCTGATCCCCAAAAAAGACATACTTCCAAATCCCAAGCACAAGAAAGTTTTAAGTGCAACAGCCATGGGAATTTATCAGTATCTGTTCAACAACGACAACCATGATGAGATCCTGAATTATTGCAATGAACGGCTGGGAAAGCTGGAGGAATATGATCATGCCAACGGAACGTTTCTCCTGGATACCCTGCTTGCCTATTACATGAACGGGTTCAGCGTCGGAAAAACGGCGAAGGAACTTTTTATTCACAGAAATTCTCTGCAGTACCGGCTGAATAAGATCCAGGAGCTGATAGATTTTGAACTGGATGACTATATGGAATATCTGGATATGATAAACTGTATCCTGATCAAACAGCTGATGTTTTCCTAA